The segment GACTATCAGAGTATTTATATTGACCTGTATCAGGAATATAGAAAAAGTACTGATGGTGACAAAGAAACTATCAATGATGATATAGTTTTCGAAATTGAACTGGTCAAACAGATAGAGGTAAATATTGACTATATCCTTATGCTTGTAGCTAAATATCAAAAATCCAACTGCAAGGATAAAACCATTCTTACGACCATTGATAAGGCGATCAATTCGAGTATTGAACTTCGAAGTAAGAAAGAGCTTATCGAGCGTTTTATTGAGCAAGTCAATGTATCGACCAAAGTGGATGAGGATTGGCGTAAATTCCTCCATGAGCGTAAGGAAGCGGATATTACAGCAATTATAGAAGAAGAAAGATTAAAGCCTAAAGAAACCCGCCGTTTCATCGACAATGCTTTCCGAGATGGAATGCTTAAAACAACCGGTACAGATATTGATAAAATCATGCCACCTGTATCCCGCTTTGGCGGAGGCAGGGCTGCGAAAAAGCAAGGGATTATCGAAAAGCTGATGATATTCTTTGAGAAGTATTTAGGGTTGGTGTAGCAAAATGCATTACGATCATTAATTATAATTAGCATTATAGTTGCTATGCTAATTTTTAGGGGGAGGGAAGACAGTGGAAATAGAAAACTTGAAAAGTGAAGAATATGGAGAACAATATAAGGAACATTTACTTGAACAATGGAAAACCTGTGTTGAAATGGCTAATTGTAATAGTGAGCGACGAATCAGTACTAACAATGTATACATCACAGTCAATGCTGCTATTATTGCGTTGATTTCATTTACATTTGATTATAAAAGTATACTCCTATCTATTCACTACAAGCAATTACGCTTGAACATGACTTGTTCTTTTTTACCCCGCTTGAAGCTGTTCATTTAAATTTTTCTTCAATCCCTAAGTGAACGCTTCATTGGGTCGCCTTTTATTTTATTAAGATTTGTAATATATGTATTATAACCCTACAATTTTTAGTCGCTTTTTTATTAAATTCTATTGACTTATTATTCTATTAATAGTATAATGTAATCGAAAACATAATAAAAGGCAGAGATTAGAGAGCCGCAATTTTAAAAGATATTTTATATATTTTTGTTATATTTATATAAAAGTATCTTTTGAAGTTGCGGTTTTTTGTATTTAAATAGGAGGAATTATTATGAGAGATATTGTCATTATTGGGGCGGGAGTAATAGGAAGCAGTATAGCTAGAGAATTATCCAAATATGATTTAAAGATTTCGGTGTTGGAGAAAGAATCCGATGTAGCTGTTGGAACTTCAAAGGCGAATAGCGGAATTGTTCATGCAGGATATGATGCAAAACCAAATACCTTAAAAGGAAAATTAAATGTAAAAGGAAATGCTATGTTTGATGATTTATCTAAAGAATTGGATTTTCCTTTTAAAAGAAATGGTTCTTTGGTTTTATGTTTTGAGGAGCAGGAAAAAGAAAAACTATATCAATTAAAAGAACAGGGAGAAAAAAATGGAGTACCAGGATTAAAGGTCATTTCTAGAAAAGAGATATTAAAGTTAGAGCCTAACGTCAATCAAAATGTAGTAGCAGCTCTTTATGCTCCTACTGGTGGAATTGTATGTCCTTATGAAATGACCATTGCTTATGCAGAAAATGCCAATACGAATGGAGTAGATTTTTATTTCCATACTGAAGTAAAAAATATAAAAAAGTTAGAAACTGGATTTTTAATAAAAACTAATCAAGGAGATTTTGAAAGTAGACTTATTATTAATGCTGCAGGTGTATTTGCAGATAGTATTCATAATATGATTAGTGATCATAAAATAAAGATTATACCAAGAAAAGGGGAGTATTGCTTATTTGATAAAGCAGTAGGAAATTTTACACAAAGAACTCTTTTTCAATTGCCTACTAAGATGGGAAAAGGAGTATTGGTAACTCCTACTGTAGATGGAAATCTTCTTATAGGACCTACTGCTGTAGATATAGAAGATAAAAGAGAGGTTAGTACTACTGCAGAGGGCCTAAGTATTGTTTTAGAAAAGGCCAGGATAACTTTGAAAGAGATTCCAATGAAACAAATAATCACTTCTTTTGCAGGACTTAGAGCCCATAGTATAGAGGATGATTTTATTATTGGAGAAGCAAAAGATGTATCAGGATTTATTGATGTTGCAGGAATAGAATCTCCAGGACTTTCTAGTGCGCCAGCGATTGCTCAAATGGTAGAAAATATTGTAACGGAAAAATTAAAACCTAAGGAAAAAGAAAACTTTGATC is part of the Garciella nitratireducens DSM 15102 genome and harbors:
- a CDS encoding RipA family octameric membrane protein: MEIENLKSEEYGEQYKEHLLEQWKTCVEMANCNSERRISTNNVYITVNAAIIALISFTFDYKSILLSIHYKQLRLNMTCSFLPRLKLFI
- a CDS encoding NAD(P)/FAD-dependent oxidoreductase, which produces MRDIVIIGAGVIGSSIARELSKYDLKISVLEKESDVAVGTSKANSGIVHAGYDAKPNTLKGKLNVKGNAMFDDLSKELDFPFKRNGSLVLCFEEQEKEKLYQLKEQGEKNGVPGLKVISRKEILKLEPNVNQNVVAALYAPTGGIVCPYEMTIAYAENANTNGVDFYFHTEVKNIKKLETGFLIKTNQGDFESRLIINAAGVFADSIHNMISDHKIKIIPRKGEYCLFDKAVGNFTQRTLFQLPTKMGKGVLVTPTVDGNLLIGPTAVDIEDKREVSTTAEGLSIVLEKARITLKEIPMKQIITSFAGLRAHSIEDDFIIGEAKDVSGFIDVAGIESPGLSSAPAIAQMVENIVTEKLKPKEKENFDPIRKGIPKFREMSNQERRALIEKDCSYGRIVCRCETVTEGEIRSAIKRPLGARDLDGIKRRTRAGMGRCQSGFCLPKIMKILSEELDLPETEITKFGKQSNLVIGKDKEI